In Corynebacterium matruchotii, a single genomic region encodes these proteins:
- a CDS encoding ATP-grasp domain-containing protein — MNILITGVGGPAGRALVSQLATTSHNVVGVDMQEVALADIDSFELVPAANDPDMINQLAALVDHYDVDLLIPTVADELPMVAKASQLGQLSNAQVVISPLEAVEKCFDKLLTMRALREAGVSVPPFGLPSDFTSSYDVFEQLGGAIITKPRVARGGRGFAIHTSPEKFQLESYDDSYIIQAFAPGEEFAPMVYIGDQPGNETVSIVAKTQEEFCETAAPIVRSVDTANALDVALLAVKACHALKLKGPIDLDVRRMADGHPVVLEVNARFGANSSLAPELLAEVLKSAA; from the coding sequence ATGAACATTCTCATCACCGGTGTCGGCGGTCCCGCCGGCCGTGCTCTCGTCAGCCAACTTGCCACCACCAGCCATAATGTTGTGGGCGTGGACATGCAGGAAGTTGCGCTCGCCGACATTGATTCTTTCGAACTGGTGCCCGCCGCCAACGATCCCGACATGATTAACCAACTTGCCGCACTGGTCGACCATTACGACGTGGATCTACTCATCCCCACCGTTGCCGACGAGCTTCCCATGGTGGCGAAAGCATCCCAACTGGGTCAGCTGAGCAACGCCCAGGTTGTCATTTCCCCCCTAGAGGCGGTGGAAAAATGCTTCGATAAGCTGCTGACCATGCGGGCGCTGCGGGAAGCCGGTGTTTCGGTGCCTCCCTTCGGTCTCCCCAGCGATTTCACCTCCTCATATGATGTGTTCGAACAGCTCGGCGGTGCCATTATCACTAAACCGCGGGTGGCCCGTGGCGGTCGGGGCTTCGCCATTCACACCAGCCCCGAAAAATTCCAGCTCGAATCGTACGACGACTCCTACATCATTCAGGCATTCGCCCCCGGGGAAGAATTCGCCCCCATGGTGTACATCGGCGACCAACCCGGCAACGAAACCGTTTCCATCGTTGCGAAAACTCAGGAAGAATTCTGCGAAACCGCCGCCCCCATCGTCCGCTCCGTCGACACCGCTAACGCCCTTGACGTGGCACTACTCGCCGTCAAGGCCTGCCACGCCCTGAAGTTGAAGGGGCCCATTGATTTGGATGTGCGTCGCATGGCTGACGGTCACCCGGTTGTGTTAGAAGTGAACGCCCGATTTGGTGCCAATAGCTCCCTTGCACCAGAATTATTGGCAGAAGTTCTTAAGTCAGCCGCATAA
- a CDS encoding glycosyltransferase, translated as MSALAVVVLIGLSTLIFWVGMIKLLFIPLSLYFEIRQTWRNHRKVKTALDDEPLVSIIVPGYNEEKVLGACISSILASSYQHFELIMVNDGSTDSTAKVMRDLAEANPYTVIFVDQQNSGKGAALNTGTAYANGEFIMYVDSDGVFGKDTIRQMLKAFDSPKVGAVSGDDRPVNLDRVQTTLLALISHVGTGFIRRALAVVNCLPVVSGNNGLFRLKALKATGPLRTDTLGEDLELTWRIHRAGYRVNFAPQAVVYAESPSTLKGLWRQRVRWARGMLQATRIHKNMICNPHYGAFGAYLLFNLLSMIIVPVAQIFVLLGMPIVIITDPDALPTTALGWVGFLGLALALVILIYSIALNRAWGDLRHIWVFPLWPIYSTLVGFTLGWAIILEVKGAEKNWNKLERTGTISVSGLSVDKQEASPA; from the coding sequence ATGTCTGCGCTAGCAGTCGTTGTTCTCATTGGGCTCAGCACACTCATTTTTTGGGTGGGCATGATTAAGCTCCTTTTCATACCCCTGTCCCTCTATTTTGAGATCCGCCAAACCTGGCGCAACCACCGAAAAGTAAAAACTGCCCTGGACGATGAGCCCCTCGTGAGCATCATCGTCCCCGGCTATAACGAGGAAAAAGTGCTGGGTGCCTGCATCAGCTCTATTCTGGCCAGCAGCTACCAGCACTTCGAACTCATCATGGTCAATGATGGGTCCACCGACAGCACCGCCAAGGTGATGCGGGACCTCGCCGAGGCCAACCCCTATACCGTGATCTTTGTCGACCAACAAAACTCCGGCAAAGGGGCTGCGCTGAACACCGGCACCGCCTATGCCAATGGTGAGTTCATCATGTACGTGGATTCCGATGGAGTTTTCGGCAAAGACACCATTCGGCAGATGCTCAAGGCCTTTGATAGCCCCAAAGTGGGGGCAGTCAGTGGTGATGATCGACCGGTGAATCTCGACCGGGTACAAACCACCCTGCTTGCGCTCATTTCTCATGTGGGCACTGGGTTTATCCGCCGGGCGCTCGCCGTGGTGAATTGCCTGCCCGTGGTCTCCGGGAATAACGGCCTGTTCCGGCTCAAGGCGCTCAAGGCCACCGGGCCGCTACGTACTGACACGCTGGGGGAAGACCTGGAGCTGACCTGGCGAATTCACCGCGCCGGCTATCGGGTGAACTTTGCCCCACAGGCCGTCGTGTATGCCGAATCACCGTCCACATTGAAAGGGCTATGGCGGCAGCGGGTGCGGTGGGCACGGGGGATGCTGCAAGCCACCCGGATTCATAAGAATATGATTTGCAATCCCCATTATGGGGCATTCGGAGCATATTTGCTGTTTAACCTGCTCAGCATGATTATTGTACCGGTCGCGCAGATCTTTGTGCTGCTGGGTATGCCTATCGTTATTATTACCGACCCCGACGCGCTTCCCACAACTGCGTTAGGATGGGTGGGGTTCCTCGGGTTGGCACTAGCGCTTGTTATTTTGATATATTCAATCGCACTAAACCGGGCCTGGGGAGATTTACGCCACATATGGGTCTTTCCCCTTTGGCCCATATACTCCACACTGGTTGGTTTCACGCTTGGTTGGGCCATTATCTTGGAAGTGAAGGGGGCGGAAAAGAATTGGAACAAACTGGAGCGTACCGGCACCATTAGTGTGAGTGGCCTCAGTGTCGATAAGCAAGAAGCGAGTCCAGCATGA